The Pseudomonadales bacterium genome contains the following window.
GGTAGACCGTATTCATGGCCAGCTGCGGCGGATGGAAATTGAAACCGAGGCGCAAATCACATCACGTTATGAGCAGATGGAAGTGGAAGGCCAGGAAAGCTTTGATCCGCTTGAGATGGACCGCTACTCATCGATGCAGCAGTTGTCAAAATCGCTGATTGAATCTGCCTCTGACTTAGACGATATCGCTGAAACTATCAGTGGCAAGATGCGTGATATTGAGACCATTTTACTGCAAATGGGTCGCACTAATAATGAGCTGCAAGAAGGCTTGATGCGCGCGCAAATGGTGCCATTTTCAAGAATGGTTCCACGGCTTCGCCGAATCGTTAGGCAGGTTGCCAACGAGCTAGGCAAAAAAATAGAGTTTACCGTGGAAAATGCCGAGGGTGAACTTGATAGAACCGTATTAGACAGAATGATAGCGCCGCTAGAGCATATGCTTAGAAACGCTGTCGATCACGGTATTGAAAATACCTCGCAGCGGGTGTCCTCAGGTAAATCTGAGGTCGGTAATATCACCTTATCGTTAATTCGTGAAGGTGGTGAAGTTGTGTTGACGCTGGCCGATGATGGCGCCGGTATTAATATTGACGCGGTTCGTCAAAAAGCGATTGAGCGTGGCTTACTCGATCCAAACCTGCAGCTTTCTGAGCAAGAAATCGCGCAGTTTGTTCTTCAGGCAGGGTTTTCCACTGCTGAGCAAGTGACGCAAATATCCGGTCGAGGTGTCGGCATGGATGTTGTCCACTCTGAGATAAAACAAATGGGTGGCTTGATTGAGATTGAGTCGGCTGCAGGTAAGGGCACGCGCTTTATCGTCAGATTGCCATTTACCGTTTCGGTCAACCGAGCATTAATGGTTGTAAGCGGTGGTAACACCTATGCTATTCCACTTAACACTATAGACGGTATTGTTAGGGTTAGCCCGTACGAGTTAGAAGCGTATTATCAGCCTGATGCGCCACCCTTTGAGTATGCCTCGCAGCAGTACAATTTACGGTATATGGGCGAGCTGCTTCAGCAGTCTAACGGCGCTAATCTTGAAGGTAAAACTGCTCCGCTGCCGGTGATTCTGGTTCGCTCATCAGATTACAGCGTTGCGGTGCAGGTTGATCATCTGCTGGGCTCGCAAGAGGTTGTGGTGAAATCACTTGGGCCGCAATTTAGCATGGTTGAGGGGCTTACCGGTGCCACGGTGATGGGTAACGGTGACGTCGTGGTCATTCTTGATATGTTGGCGCTGATTCGTGAAGAGAGCCAGCGTCAACGCATTGACCGCGTTGCAGAGCCTTCTTTGGACGAGGTGCAGGCTGAGCATGATCGAGTGCTGAAAATTATGGTTACCGATGATTCGGTAACGGTAAGAAAGGTCACCTCCAGATTCTTAGAGCGCTATGGCTTTGAGGTTGTGCTTGCCAAGGATGGACAAGATGCGGTGACGCAGCTTGCTGATATGGAGCAGCTACCAGATTTAATGTTGCTGGATATTGAAATGCCGCGTATGGATGGCTTTGAAGTGTTAAGCCGAGTTCGGCGAAACTCAGCGCAGCAGCACATACCCATTGTGATGATTACTTCAAGAACCGGCGATAAACATCGTGAAAGAGCCATTTCCTTAGGAGCCAGCCGCTATCTTGGCAAACCGTTCCAAGAAACTGAGGTGCTGCGGGTAATCTCAGAGCTAACAGGTGCCGAGATTTTAGAGGCTTGATGGCATGTCCGATCAAACAGCTTTGCAGTCTCATGAACTTGGCCAGTATACCATAGGCATTGTTGCTGATTCTGCGGCTGAGCAAATGCAGCTGCGCGCTGTTGTCGATCAGCTCGGGCAAAAAGTGAGTTATGCGCTAACGCCAGATCAAACGCTAGATTCCACGCCCTTATCTCCCTCGCTGTGGCTGGTTGTCAGTAAGGACGCTGCCGACGTTTTTGACGCTCTTGTGGAGTGGTCGGAGTCACCGATTTTTATTGCAGAGGATATGCCGTCAAGTGATGATGGACTGATCTTTCAGCAATGGTCGCAGCGACTGCAACAAAAGCTCAGCAAAGCTTTAGCTGCTGCGCCAACTGCTGTGGAAAGCGATCAAACTGCCGCGGACGTCATGCAAGAGACCTGGCAAGAGGTTTGGGTGTTAGCTTCTTCATTGGGCGGGCCTGAGGCAGTGCGCGTATTTTTGCAGCACCTGCGAGAAGATCTGCCGGTAAGCTTTGTCTATGCTCAGCATATTGAAGAAAATTTTGATGAAATGCTGCCTGGTGTTGTCGGTAAACATTCATCGCTAGAGGTGACGTATTGTGGCCCCAGTGAAAAGCTCAGAAAAGGTGTGGTGACTGTGATTCCATCGCATAATCCGATTATGGTTAACGCCTTTGGCCGCATTGATTATTTGCTAAACCAGAGTTGGAATAAACCTTATTCGCCGAATATAGACCAGATTATCGATAATTTGGCAGAGCATTTTCACGATCGTTTGGGTGTAATTGTTTTCAGCGGCATGTGTGACGATGGCGCTAAAGCAGCGCTAGCGGCTAAAGATAAGGCGAATATACCGCTCTGGGCGCAAGCGCCAGAGGAGTGCATTTGTGCCGCGATGCCAGAATCGGTAATCGCCTCTGGCCAGGTTGACGAAGTTGCCACCGCGAAAGTGCTGGCAGAAAAACTGAATCAACGTTTTTTTCCTGCAACTGAATTTTAGAAGTTACTCCCTATGGCAGATACTAGCTCAGATACCAACATCGATACCAACACCGAGAACGCCGCAAACACGATACTGCCTACCATGAGCTGTGCAATTGAGGGGCAGTCTGTGCTATTGCCCGGCATTGCAGTGGCAGAGGTTATCGATTATGAGCTGGGGCTGCAAAACTATGCTGACGATGCGCCCGACTGGTTGCTCGGCAAGCTCAATTGGCGAGGTTTACAAATACCCTTGGTATCTTTAGAAGGCTTAGACCACGCAGGCTTTTTTAGTCAGCAAAAAAGTTTAAAAATCGTGGTCGTAAATGCCTTGTTTAATTTAAGCGAGATCGCCTATTGGGGTTTTGTCGCACTAGAGACGCCTAAGCTGCATCGAATTTCAGCGCAAAATCTCTTGCCCAGTAATGAGAGCTTAAACGGCGCAGTGATCAGCATGCAGGCCGAGCTTGATCAGCACATGCATGGTATTGTTAATCTTGAGTCAGCTGAGCAGCTCATCCAGGAAACGCTGC
Protein-coding sequences here:
- a CDS encoding chemotaxis protein CheB produces the protein MSDQTALQSHELGQYTIGIVADSAAEQMQLRAVVDQLGQKVSYALTPDQTLDSTPLSPSLWLVVSKDAADVFDALVEWSESPIFIAEDMPSSDDGLIFQQWSQRLQQKLSKALAAAPTAVESDQTAADVMQETWQEVWVLASSLGGPEAVRVFLQHLREDLPVSFVYAQHIEENFDEMLPGVVGKHSSLEVTYCGPSEKLRKGVVTVIPSHNPIMVNAFGRIDYLLNQSWNKPYSPNIDQIIDNLAEHFHDRLGVIVFSGMCDDGAKAALAAKDKANIPLWAQAPEECICAAMPESVIASGQVDEVATAKVLAEKLNQRFFPATEF
- a CDS encoding chemotaxis protein CheW codes for the protein MADTSSDTNIDTNTENAANTILPTMSCAIEGQSVLLPGIAVAEVIDYELGLQNYADDAPDWLLGKLNWRGLQIPLVSLEGLDHAGFFSQQKSLKIVVVNALFNLSEIAYWGFVALETPKLHRISAQNLLPSNESLNGAVISMQAELDQHMHGIVNLESAEQLIQETLQALLK